Proteins encoded together in one Lachnospiraceae bacterium JLR.KK008 window:
- a CDS encoding HD domain-containing protein yields MKRIDKVLTHELFKEYMEKIYECEYNRIFCRHNMEHFLSVARIAQILNLKHKLKIDKACVYAAALLHDIGRFKQYEDGTPHDKASAALALKILRDCGYDDAETDMIIEAIRNHRNGEIREEKSLRGILYRADKLSRSCFACPVERECGRKEEKKNRALRY; encoded by the coding sequence ATGAAACGCATCGACAAAGTATTGACCCATGAGTTATTCAAAGAGTATATGGAAAAGATATACGAGTGTGAGTATAACAGGATTTTTTGCAGGCATAATATGGAGCATTTTCTTTCTGTGGCCAGGATTGCACAGATATTGAATCTCAAGCATAAGCTGAAGATTGACAAGGCCTGTGTCTATGCGGCGGCGCTGCTTCATGACATCGGCAGATTCAAACAATATGAGGACGGTACACCACACGATAAGGCCAGCGCCGCCCTGGCACTGAAGATTTTGCGTGACTGCGGATATGACGATGCGGAGACGGATATGATCATCGAGGCGATTCGCAATCACAGGAATGGGGAGATCAGGGAGGAAAAGAGTCTGCGTGGTATTCTGTACCGTGCGGATAAACTGAGCCGCAGCTGTTTTGCCTGTCCGGTGGAGCGGGAGTGTGGCAGAAAAGAGGAGAAGAAAAACAGGGCGCTTCGTTATTAA
- the folE gene encoding GTP cyclohydrolase I FolE — MVDQEKIKEAVKLLLEGIGEDPSREGLAETPERIAKMYEEIFGGMEEDAGSHLSRQFSVSNNEMVLEKDIVFYSMCEHHLLPFYGKAHVAYIPDGYVVGLSKLARTVEVYARRPQIQERLTAQIADAVIDELKPQGVMVLLEAEHMCMTMRGIKKPGSRTVTVVTRGIFRERPELQNQFMAYMMR; from the coding sequence ATGGTAGATCAGGAGAAGATTAAAGAGGCGGTAAAGTTGCTGCTGGAGGGAATTGGGGAAGATCCTTCCAGGGAGGGACTGGCGGAGACCCCGGAACGGATTGCGAAGATGTATGAAGAGATCTTTGGCGGGATGGAGGAAGATGCAGGCAGTCATCTGTCCAGACAGTTTTCCGTGAGCAACAATGAGATGGTGCTGGAAAAAGACATCGTATTTTATTCCATGTGTGAACATCACCTGCTGCCCTTTTATGGCAAGGCGCATGTGGCGTATATTCCGGACGGATATGTGGTTGGGCTTTCCAAGCTGGCGCGGACAGTGGAAGTCTATGCCAGACGGCCGCAGATACAGGAACGTCTGACGGCGCAGATCGCAGATGCGGTCATAGATGAACTGAAACCGCAGGGCGTCATGGTACTGCTGGAGGCGGAACATATGTGCATGACGATGCGGGGAATCAAAAAACCGGGCAGCAGGACGGTGACGGTTGTCACAAGGGGAATTTTTCGGGAGAGACCGGAATTGCAAAATCAATTTATGGCATATATGATGAGGTGA
- a CDS encoding bacteriohemerythrin, which yields MYEFMEDYKTGIEFVDEEHKKLFEIAENAYQLTQNDLLHDKYDHLIHLLEELRDYTKFHFSHEEAYMKEIGYKGMFTQKTQHDAFIQKLEELDFHDLDENSEQMIDEILHFLTDWLVSHILNVDKLISK from the coding sequence ATGTATGAATTTATGGAAGACTATAAGACCGGAATCGAATTCGTGGATGAAGAACACAAAAAATTGTTTGAGATTGCTGAGAACGCTTATCAACTGACCCAGAACGATTTGCTTCACGATAAATATGACCATCTCATTCATCTTCTGGAGGAACTGAGAGATTACACCAAATTCCATTTTTCTCACGAAGAAGCCTATATGAAAGAGATCGGTTACAAAGGCATGTTCACACAGAAAACGCAGCATGACGCTTTCATTCAGAAGCTGGAGGAACTGGATTTCCACGATCTGGATGAAAACAGCGAACAGATGATCGATGAGATTCTGCATTTTCTGACAGACTGGCTGGTAAGTCATATTTTAAATGTAGATAAACTGATCAGTAAATAA
- the pyrB gene encoding aspartate carbamoyltransferase translates to MRHLMSPLDFTTDELDRLFDLANDMERHMDKYAHVCEGKKLATCFYEPSTRTRLSFEAAMLNLGGRVLGFADADSSSAAKGESVSDTIRVISCYADICAMRHPKEGAPMVAASRSRIPVINAGDGGHQHPTQTLTDLLTIRSLKGRLSELTIGLCGDLKFGRTVHSLIHALSRYEKIRFLFISPEELHVPDYITDMLKEKQIEYQEMIRLEDCIGQLDLLYMTRVQKERFFNEEDYVRLKDFYILDQAKLALARKDMLILHPLPRVNEISVEVDDDPRAVYFRQAQYGVYVRMALIYTLLELTEQTQEEPEC, encoded by the coding sequence ATGAGACATCTTATGAGTCCGCTTGACTTTACGACAGACGAGCTGGACAGACTGTTTGATCTGGCAAACGACATGGAACGCCATATGGACAAGTATGCCCACGTGTGTGAGGGGAAAAAGCTGGCGACCTGCTTCTATGAACCGAGCACAAGAACCCGGCTGAGCTTTGAGGCCGCCATGCTCAACCTCGGCGGAAGGGTACTCGGCTTTGCCGACGCAGACTCCTCCTCCGCGGCAAAAGGGGAAAGCGTTTCCGATACGATCCGCGTCATTTCCTGCTATGCGGACATCTGCGCCATGCGTCATCCAAAGGAAGGCGCGCCGATGGTAGCTGCAAGCCGCTCGAGGATTCCCGTCATCAACGCCGGGGATGGAGGCCACCAGCATCCCACACAGACACTTACCGATCTGCTGACAATCCGTTCCCTGAAAGGCAGATTGTCGGAGCTGACGATCGGTCTCTGCGGGGACCTGAAATTCGGGCGCACCGTACATTCACTCATCCATGCTCTCTCCCGTTATGAAAAGATCCGCTTTCTTTTCATCTCGCCGGAAGAACTGCATGTGCCCGACTATATCACCGATATGCTGAAGGAAAAACAGATTGAATATCAGGAAATGATACGGCTCGAAGACTGTATCGGGCAGCTCGACCTTCTCTATATGACCCGCGTACAGAAAGAACGTTTCTTTAACGAAGAAGATTACGTCCGCCTAAAAGACTTCTACATCCTCGACCAGGCAAAACTGGCGCTGGCAAGGAAGGACATGCTTATCCTGCACCCGCTTCCCCGGGTCAACGAGATCTCCGTGGAAGTGGACGACGATCCCCGGGCCGTCTACTTCCGTCAGGCGCAGTATGGCGTCTATGTCCGTATGGCCCTGATCTATACGCTGCTTGAATTGACAGAGCAAACACAGGAGGAACCCGAATGTTAA
- a CDS encoding GTP-binding protein has protein sequence MKTVYMINGFLESGKSEFIRYTLDQPYFQIGGKTLLILCEEGEVEITQALLEKSHTVLEVIEEKEEFTTEHLIALEKKHKPERIIIEYNGMWNFKEMKLPWHWRIEQQITTIDASTFPMYYTNMKSLLAEMLRKSDLVIFNRCDGIQDLSSYKRNVKAINQKAEIIFEDANGEVNTILEDELPYDVKKDTVELDDTGYGVWYLDCLDHAGRYENKKIVFTAMVLKPKEFPDDYFVPGRMAMTCCADDMAFIGFACQYDKTDELQDRDWVRVTATLTWEYWAGYESEGPILHALSVEPTRAPKKEIIDFT, from the coding sequence ATGAAGACTGTTTATATGATCAATGGCTTTCTGGAGAGCGGCAAGTCGGAATTTATCCGCTATACGCTGGACCAGCCTTATTTTCAGATAGGCGGGAAGACACTGCTCATTCTCTGTGAAGAGGGGGAAGTGGAAATTACACAGGCACTGCTGGAGAAAAGCCATACCGTGCTGGAGGTCATCGAAGAGAAAGAGGAGTTTACAACGGAACATCTGATCGCGCTGGAGAAGAAGCATAAGCCGGAGCGCATCATTATTGAATACAATGGTATGTGGAACTTTAAGGAGATGAAGCTGCCCTGGCACTGGCGGATCGAGCAGCAGATCACAACGATCGACGCCTCCACGTTTCCAATGTATTATACGAATATGAAGTCACTGCTTGCCGAGATGCTCCGTAAATCCGATCTGGTTATTTTTAACCGCTGCGATGGCATTCAGGACCTGAGCAGTTATAAGCGGAATGTGAAAGCCATCAATCAGAAAGCGGAGATCATTTTTGAGGATGCGAACGGCGAGGTGAATACTATCCTGGAAGATGAACTTCCGTATGACGTGAAAAAAGATACGGTGGAACTGGACGATACCGGTTATGGCGTCTGGTATCTGGACTGTCTGGACCATGCCGGCAGATATGAAAATAAAAAGATCGTTTTCACGGCTATGGTGCTGAAACCAAAGGAATTTCCGGACGATTACTTTGTACCGGGCAGGATGGCAATGACCTGTTGTGCAGATGACATGGCGTTTATCGGGTTTGCCTGTCAGTACGACAAGACCGATGAGCTGCAGGACAGAGATTGGGTCAGGGTGACGGCCACTCTGACATGGGAGTACTGGGCGGGGTATGAAAGCGAGGGACCGATTCTCCATGCGCTCTCAGTGGAACCGACCAGGGCGCCGAAAAAAGAGATCATTGATTTTACGTAA
- a CDS encoding nitroreductase family protein, producing the protein MTAKECIKGRRSIRKFKDTTIDHQLLEEVIETASYAPSWKHTQIVRYIAVESALKDRIGRECTSTFPNNGVIIQNAPMLIAVTVIKNRCGYERDGSFTTPRGDTWQMFDAGIASEAFCLAAYEQGIGSVIVGIFDGEVVADLLAIPEDRELVALIPIGYPDEVPAAPKRKPVADLVSYQQ; encoded by the coding sequence GTGACTGCAAAAGAATGTATCAAAGGACGCAGAAGCATCCGTAAATTCAAAGATACCACGATTGATCACCAGCTCCTTGAGGAGGTCATTGAGACCGCGTCTTATGCTCCCAGCTGGAAGCATACACAGATTGTCCGCTACATTGCCGTTGAAAGCGCGTTAAAAGACAGGATCGGCAGGGAATGTACTTCCACATTTCCGAACAATGGAGTTATCATTCAGAATGCTCCCATGCTGATCGCCGTCACCGTGATCAAAAACAGATGCGGCTATGAGCGGGACGGGTCATTTACAACGCCGCGTGGTGACACATGGCAGATGTTCGATGCCGGCATTGCTTCCGAGGCTTTCTGTCTCGCCGCATATGAACAGGGGATCGGTTCCGTAATTGTAGGAATCTTCGACGGGGAAGTTGTCGCTGATCTGCTGGCAATCCCTGAGGACAGGGAGCTTGTCGCTTTGATCCCGATCGGATACCCGGATGAAGTCCCGGCAGCGCCAAAAAGAAAGCCTGTGGCCGATCTCGTATCCTATCAACAATAA
- a CDS encoding MATE family efflux transporter yields MMELDMTKGKPSMLIIKFIFPLIIGNIFQQLYNMADTIIVGQFVGVQALAAVGATGTIMFLILGFMQGLTTGFTVLTSQRFGAGDMEGMKKSVAMAALLSVLFTIVMTTVSVAGMGGLLRLMRTPEDIFMMSKTYIVIICVGMGCTILYNLMASILRAVGNSKVPLFFLIIAAITNIVLDLVFVLFFHMGVAGAAWATVVSQGLSGLLCIFYVARKVDILKLRKDHFRPDFHLMGVELSVGLPMAVQFSITAVGTIMVQVALNMLGSVAVAAYTAASKVEQLVTQPFVAMGMTMATYAGQNRGINAYERIRQGVRYAVLLTTAYALFVFALTMLLRHYLIALFVSDHLQQIETYATIYLFLCGTSYTMLGMIFIYRNVLQCCGFALIPTLGGVVELVSRAVVAVTAACHQSFEGVCLANMSAWITTSFFLWLSYMIIFRKVVRQGHF; encoded by the coding sequence ATGATGGAACTGGATATGACGAAGGGAAAACCTTCGATGCTGATCATTAAGTTTATATTTCCTCTGATCATCGGCAATATTTTTCAGCAGTTGTATAACATGGCAGATACAATTATCGTCGGACAGTTTGTGGGTGTACAGGCGTTGGCGGCAGTGGGCGCGACCGGGACGATCATGTTTCTCATCCTTGGTTTTATGCAGGGATTGACGACCGGGTTTACGGTGTTGACCTCCCAGCGTTTCGGCGCGGGGGATATGGAGGGAATGAAAAAGAGCGTGGCGATGGCGGCGCTGTTATCAGTGCTTTTTACGATCGTTATGACCACAGTCAGCGTGGCGGGCATGGGCGGGCTGCTGCGTCTGATGCGGACACCGGAGGATATTTTCATGATGTCGAAGACATATATCGTCATTATCTGTGTCGGTATGGGTTGCACGATACTCTACAATCTGATGGCCAGTATTCTGCGTGCGGTGGGCAACAGTAAGGTACCGCTCTTTTTTCTGATCATCGCTGCGATCACGAATATCGTACTGGATCTTGTGTTTGTTCTCTTTTTCCATATGGGTGTGGCGGGAGCCGCCTGGGCGACTGTGGTTTCACAGGGACTATCGGGCCTGCTCTGTATCTTTTATGTAGCGAGAAAGGTGGACATTTTGAAATTAAGGAAGGACCATTTCCGGCCGGATTTTCACCTGATGGGTGTGGAGCTCTCCGTCGGTCTGCCGATGGCGGTCCAGTTTTCAATCACGGCAGTGGGGACGATCATGGTGCAGGTGGCGCTGAATATGCTCGGCTCTGTGGCGGTGGCAGCCTATACGGCGGCTTCCAAAGTGGAACAGCTTGTGACCCAGCCGTTTGTCGCCATGGGGATGACGATGGCTACCTATGCGGGACAAAACAGAGGGATCAACGCCTACGAGCGGATCAGGCAGGGTGTCAGGTATGCCGTACTTCTGACTACCGCTTACGCCCTTTTTGTCTTTGCACTGACGATGTTACTGCGTCATTATCTGATTGCTCTGTTCGTCTCCGATCATCTGCAGCAGATAGAGACTTATGCTACGATCTATCTGTTCCTGTGCGGCACCTCCTATACGATGCTGGGTATGATTTTTATTTATCGCAATGTGCTGCAATGCTGCGGTTTTGCGCTGATCCCTACGCTTGGCGGTGTGGTGGAACTCGTGAGCCGGGCTGTGGTGGCGGTCACTGCGGCCTGTCATCAGAGCTTTGAGGGCGTGTGCCTTGCCAATATGAGCGCCTGGATTACGACCAGTTTCTTTTTATGGCTGTCTTATATGATTATCTTCCGTAAAGTCGTCAGGCAGGGTCATTTCTGA
- a CDS encoding aspartate carbamoyltransferase regulatory subunit, which produces MLNVGKIEEGFVLDHIKAGMSLSIYHHLQLDKLDCTVAIIKNARSNKMGRKDILKVECDIDTLNLDILGFIDHTITVNVIKDGKIVEKKELSLPKEIKNVIKCRNPRCITSIEQELPHIFILTDARKEIYRCKYCEEKCRKRW; this is translated from the coding sequence ATGTTAAATGTAGGAAAGATTGAAGAAGGTTTTGTACTCGACCACATAAAGGCAGGCATGAGCCTTTCCATCTATCATCATCTTCAGCTTGACAAGCTGGACTGTACTGTGGCTATCATCAAAAACGCCCGCAGTAATAAAATGGGCCGGAAAGATATTCTGAAAGTGGAGTGCGACATCGATACACTGAATCTCGATATTCTCGGTTTCATCGACCATACCATCACCGTCAATGTGATCAAGGACGGCAAGATCGTTGAGAAAAAAGAACTCTCTCTCCCAAAAGAAATTAAAAACGTAATCAAATGCAGGAATCCCCGATGCATCACTTCGATCGAACAGGAACTGCCTCATATTTTTATTCTGACCGACGCCAGGAAGGAGATCTACCGCTGCAAGTATTGCGAGGAAAAGTGCCGAAAAAGATGGTAG
- a CDS encoding YlmH/Sll1252 family protein produces the protein MSVDAEREYQQLKKRYMELAEKCYRQNVYCFTDFLGMAQIDAFYRMEKELSHVPCTLYGGNEGCERVIVRFGSQEMLGYEEPFPIVCLMIRPVAEKFAEMLTHRDFLGACMNLGIERDLIGDIVVRGKCAYVYCMERIVPYIVDHLTKVRHTSVHCQPFEGEPESLAPTLEMRQYQVASQRLDAVIAKVFQLSREKSVLLFREKKIFVNGRQQENNSSVPKTGDIVSVRGYGKFVYRGETHVTRKGKSSVGIALYQ, from the coding sequence ATGTCTGTGGATGCGGAGAGAGAATACCAACAGTTAAAAAAACGGTATATGGAACTGGCAGAGAAATGTTACAGGCAGAACGTATACTGCTTTACTGATTTCCTGGGGATGGCGCAGATCGATGCCTTTTACCGGATGGAGAAGGAACTCTCCCATGTGCCTTGTACACTCTACGGAGGAAACGAGGGCTGTGAGCGGGTGATAGTGCGTTTTGGCAGTCAGGAGATGCTCGGCTATGAGGAACCTTTCCCGATTGTCTGTCTGATGATCAGACCGGTGGCGGAAAAGTTTGCAGAAATGCTGACACACCGGGATTTTCTTGGGGCGTGTATGAATCTGGGGATCGAGAGAGATCTGATCGGCGACATCGTTGTCAGGGGAAAGTGTGCGTATGTGTACTGTATGGAGCGGATCGTGCCATATATTGTGGATCATCTGACGAAAGTCAGACATACGTCCGTACACTGCCAGCCATTTGAGGGAGAGCCGGAGAGTCTGGCTCCCACACTGGAAATGCGGCAGTATCAGGTGGCGTCGCAGCGACTGGATGCGGTGATCGCCAAAGTATTTCAACTGTCCCGGGAAAAGAGTGTGCTCCTGTTTCGGGAGAAAAAGATATTTGTCAACGGACGCCAGCAGGAGAATAACAGCAGCGTGCCGAAGACGGGAGACATCGTCTCCGTGAGAGGTTATGGAAAGTTTGTATATCGCGGGGAGACGCATGTGACGAGGAAAGGGAAGAGCAGTGTCGGGATAGCGCTGTATCAATAA
- a CDS encoding folylpolyglutamate synthase/dihydrofolate synthase family protein has translation MWEACIMKYEQATEYMEKLQNGGIVLGLDSMRRLLRSMGDPQDSLKFVHIAGTNGKGSVLSFVSSILRSAGYRTGRYCSPSVFSALEKWQVNGRPISKADFVRGLEAVRLAAETLEEQGHPYPTPFEVETALAFWYFREKGCEIVVLETGMGGLLDATNIVTTTVAAVITSVSRDHMGMLGDTLEEIARQKAGIIKNGCQVITGKQEPSVMQVIKTVCEEKGAALRTADPGAASKVRYGLRQQSFSYGACEKLKISLAGICQIENAILAVETVEALREGGYRVTERALRGGLSEARWPGRFSVVSQKPYFIVDGAHNIDAAQKLKESVLFYFTNKKIIIIIGMLKDKEYEKIVEMMAPIAAQVITVTTPDHKRSLSAYELAGVVRTCHPQVTAADSVQEAVEMAYLLADRDDVILAFGSLSYLGELCKIAENRESIRRDTHGRSGED, from the coding sequence ATGTGGGAAGCATGTATCATGAAATACGAACAGGCAACGGAATACATGGAAAAGCTACAAAACGGCGGTATCGTACTTGGTCTGGACTCTATGAGACGGCTGCTGCGGTCGATGGGAGATCCGCAGGACAGCCTGAAGTTTGTCCATATCGCGGGGACGAATGGAAAAGGATCGGTACTCAGTTTTGTCTCATCGATACTTCGGAGCGCCGGCTATCGAACAGGCAGGTATTGTTCCCCTTCTGTCTTTTCGGCTCTGGAGAAATGGCAGGTGAACGGCAGACCGATTTCAAAGGCGGATTTTGTGAGAGGACTGGAGGCCGTGCGTCTGGCAGCAGAGACGCTGGAGGAGCAGGGGCATCCCTATCCGACGCCCTTTGAAGTGGAAACTGCGCTGGCCTTCTGGTATTTCCGGGAAAAGGGCTGTGAGATCGTAGTCTTGGAGACGGGGATGGGCGGTCTGCTCGACGCCACCAATATCGTAACGACGACAGTGGCTGCCGTGATCACTTCCGTCAGCAGGGATCACATGGGGATGCTCGGCGATACGCTGGAGGAGATCGCAAGGCAGAAGGCCGGTATTATCAAAAACGGCTGTCAGGTTATCACCGGTAAACAGGAGCCGTCTGTGATGCAGGTAATCAAGACAGTGTGTGAGGAGAAGGGCGCGGCACTGCGGACAGCCGATCCCGGCGCCGCCTCAAAAGTCCGGTATGGGCTGAGGCAGCAGAGCTTTTCTTACGGCGCGTGTGAAAAGCTGAAGATTTCTCTGGCCGGTATCTGCCAGATTGAAAATGCGATCCTGGCCGTGGAGACTGTGGAGGCGTTGCGGGAAGGCGGATACCGGGTAACGGAGAGGGCGCTGCGCGGGGGGCTGTCGGAGGCCCGGTGGCCGGGCAGGTTTTCCGTCGTCTCCCAAAAGCCGTATTTTATCGTGGACGGAGCGCATAATATCGACGCTGCGCAAAAATTAAAGGAATCTGTCTTATTTTATTTTACAAATAAAAAGATAATTATTATAATAGGAATGTTGAAGGACAAAGAATATGAGAAGATCGTGGAGATGATGGCACCCATCGCGGCGCAGGTCATCACTGTGACAACACCGGATCACAAAAGATCTCTTTCGGCCTATGAGCTGGCCGGTGTGGTCAGAACCTGTCATCCACAGGTGACGGCCGCAGACAGTGTGCAGGAGGCGGTAGAGATGGCTTATCTGCTGGCGGACAGAGACGATGTCATACTGGCGTTCGGTTCTTTGTCTTACTTGGGAGAGCTGTGCAAAATCGCAGAAAACAGAGAGTCGATCAGGAGAGACACACATGGTAGATCAGGAGAAGATTAA
- a CDS encoding PHP-associated domain-containing protein — MKIDMHCHTKEGSLDGKIPIARYIELLQSHGIGGMLVSDHNSYNGYRYWKSHREEMPSDFVVLKGIEYDTIDAGHILVILPTGVKVPLLELRGMPVALLIDIVHRHGGILGPAHPCGEKFLSLTNNRKFRKQKSVMERFDFVETFNSCESEQSNEGAMLLAQAYGKPGFGGSDSHRPDCVGTAYTCLCENIRSETDLINYILSGNPTSTGGCYYHGTTKEKIGKMNHLLVFSFWFYNKGGGLLRKHKRTAALRADDESMMQEYEASRNDMA, encoded by the coding sequence ATGAAAATTGATATGCACTGTCACACAAAAGAAGGTTCTCTGGATGGAAAGATTCCGATCGCCCGTTATATCGAACTGTTGCAAAGCCATGGAATCGGCGGAATGCTCGTATCCGATCACAACTCCTACAACGGATACCGCTACTGGAAAAGCCACAGAGAAGAAATGCCCTCTGACTTTGTCGTGCTGAAAGGAATTGAGTACGACACCATCGATGCCGGCCATATTCTTGTCATTCTTCCAACCGGTGTGAAGGTACCTCTGCTTGAGCTGCGCGGTATGCCCGTGGCACTCCTGATCGACATCGTGCACAGGCACGGCGGCATCCTCGGCCCTGCCCATCCCTGCGGGGAAAAGTTCTTAAGTCTGACCAATAACCGCAAGTTTCGCAAACAGAAATCTGTGATGGAACGGTTTGATTTTGTGGAAACTTTCAATTCCTGTGAATCGGAGCAGAGCAATGAAGGAGCCATGCTTCTGGCACAGGCTTACGGAAAACCGGGATTTGGCGGCAGTGATTCCCACCGCCCCGACTGTGTGGGTACCGCCTACACCTGTCTCTGTGAAAATATCCGCAGTGAGACCGATCTGATCAACTATATCCTTTCCGGGAATCCGACATCCACCGGCGGCTGTTATTATCACGGTACGACAAAAGAAAAGATCGGAAAGATGAATCATCTGCTCGTCTTTTCTTTCTGGTTTTATAATAAGGGCGGCGGACTGCTGCGCAAACACAAACGTACGGCGGCTCTGCGTGCCGACGATGAGAGTATGATGCAGGAGTATGAAGCAAGCCGGAACGACATGGCCTAA
- a CDS encoding radical SAM protein, which produces MKCNKIRFIEPGERPYKRTFLNYFVYDRYIRTPSVGLNLLATIVKKEFDDTFMYSEAISKIVKNDVMDADVIFIGIFTFNANRGYRLAQYFKRKTKAVVVMGGLHASMNYREAVRYCDYVLLGEGDESILELLHCLREDRPVDIPGVAFLRDGRTVMTGKRQPPESIDGIPDRSLVWQYQNRVHYNTIWPQVHASRGCPHNCDYCALVRHYGRRVRTRSVADVIGDIRYSLKFFESGPFPRLLRGLWLTDDNFFAEREWAMDVLQAIIESGIRTNFTVQARYEVGYDDEMLELLKMAGFFEIAMGIEFIDDSDFRAYHKKSTVEEVRRSIRNIQRHGLSVRGLFILGAENNRRGIGDQLADFVIENDIKGVLIQSMYFVPGTPVYEACQDRLLHRNWSKYNGCVVHDPVNISPYDLQLEHIHASLKIYSFRRLLHSLLYDDPLHKLLFIGEFFWHRSICRDLRAELPYLREKSRNR; this is translated from the coding sequence ATGAAATGTAACAAAATACGGTTTATTGAGCCGGGAGAACGTCCTTATAAAAGGACATTTCTGAATTATTTTGTCTATGACAGATATATCAGGACCCCTTCCGTGGGTCTGAATCTGCTGGCGACGATCGTGAAAAAAGAGTTCGACGATACGTTTATGTACAGTGAAGCCATATCAAAAATTGTTAAAAATGATGTGATGGATGCCGATGTGATTTTTATCGGTATTTTTACATTTAATGCCAACCGTGGGTATCGGCTTGCACAGTATTTCAAAAGAAAGACAAAGGCGGTTGTCGTCATGGGCGGACTTCATGCGTCGATGAACTACCGGGAAGCTGTACGCTACTGCGATTATGTGTTGCTTGGTGAGGGGGACGAAAGTATTTTGGAACTTCTGCATTGTCTGCGGGAGGACAGACCGGTCGATATTCCGGGCGTTGCCTTTCTCAGGGATGGCCGGACCGTGATGACGGGAAAGCGGCAGCCACCGGAATCGATCGATGGGATTCCGGACCGCAGTCTTGTCTGGCAATACCAGAACCGTGTGCATTATAACACGATCTGGCCGCAGGTCCATGCCTCCAGAGGATGTCCCCATAACTGTGACTACTGCGCGCTTGTACGCCATTACGGCAGACGGGTCCGAACGCGCTCGGTGGCCGATGTGATCGGGGATATCCGATACTCGTTGAAGTTTTTTGAGTCCGGGCCGTTTCCGCGTCTGCTCAGAGGACTGTGGCTGACCGATGATAATTTCTTTGCCGAGAGGGAATGGGCAATGGACGTTCTGCAGGCAATTATCGAGAGTGGTATCCGCACGAACTTTACAGTGCAGGCCAGATACGAGGTTGGATACGATGATGAAATGCTGGAACTGCTGAAAATGGCAGGCTTTTTTGAGATTGCTATGGGAATCGAGTTTATCGATGATTCGGATTTCCGGGCTTATCATAAAAAGAGCACGGTGGAAGAAGTCAGACGTTCGATCAGGAACATACAAAGACACGGACTCAGTGTGCGGGGACTGTTTATCTTAGGTGCGGAGAATAATCGCAGAGGAATTGGGGATCAACTGGCTGATTTTGTGATTGAGAATGACATCAAAGGCGTTTTGATCCAGTCTATGTATTTCGTGCCGGGCACTCCGGTCTATGAGGCTTGTCAGGATCGTCTGCTGCATCGCAACTGGTCAAAATATAACGGTTGTGTCGTGCATGATCCGGTAAATATCAGCCCTTATGATCTGCAGCTGGAGCATATTCATGCCAGTCTGAAGATCTACTCTTTCAGGCGGCTTCTGCATTCGCTTCTGTATGACGATCCTCTGCATAAATTATTGTTTATCGGAGAATTTTTCTGGCACAGGAGCATCTGCCGGGATCTGAGGGCAGAGCTTCCTTACCTGAGGGAGAAAAGCCGGAACCGTTAG